A section of the Clostridium omnivorum genome encodes:
- a CDS encoding response regulator: MVKLLIADDEKYDRDSIINIIKNEFMEQLEISEARNGREVIEVFERVRPDIIITDIKMPGINGLKAIQEIRKINPNVFIIIITAYDYFDFAVEAVKNNVKEYILKPFSRVELIEKMKEAISFVNNEKEKRKNEIENQEKIYNLMPILENELSYSIINDTLYSIDYDTYLRYLEMDFRNGYAMVVQLNNVTNDESLKFKVGEYVKEYINHRYRTIGSYLFTKNLVYFIEVKSKEDEEVKADAIKLAADICREVKKVFGITLNIGVGVCCEGLVKLHKSYEEACISIEYKVQNNAVRYFGDVINAQEPVNADSEKIALFKAVEQYIIDNIKEEIDLEKTAAKFNLSSYYFSRTFKEILGYNYSDYVNIVRINKAKEFLLNKSKSIKEVCFLVGYSDPNYFSKVFKKYEGISPTEFKQNIN, translated from the coding sequence ATGGTGAAGTTGCTTATTGCTGATGATGAAAAATATGATAGGGATTCTATAATTAATATTATCAAAAATGAATTTATGGAACAGTTAGAAATAAGTGAAGCCAGAAATGGTAGAGAGGTAATAGAAGTATTTGAACGTGTTAGGCCAGATATAATTATTACCGATATAAAGATGCCAGGAATAAATGGATTAAAAGCCATACAGGAGATTAGAAAAATTAACCCAAATGTTTTCATTATAATTATTACAGCTTATGATTATTTTGATTTTGCTGTAGAAGCAGTTAAGAATAACGTAAAAGAGTATATTTTAAAACCATTTAGCAGAGTAGAGCTTATTGAAAAGATGAAGGAAGCAATAAGTTTTGTTAATAATGAGAAAGAAAAGCGTAAAAATGAAATTGAGAATCAGGAGAAAATTTATAATCTAATGCCTATTTTAGAAAATGAACTAAGCTATTCAATTATTAATGATACATTATATTCAATTGATTACGATACATACCTTAGGTATCTAGAAATGGATTTTAGAAATGGTTATGCAATGGTGGTACAGTTAAACAATGTAACTAACGATGAAAGTCTTAAGTTCAAAGTTGGAGAATATGTAAAAGAATATATAAATCATAGATATAGAACTATAGGCAGTTATCTTTTTACAAAAAATTTAGTATATTTTATTGAAGTTAAATCCAAAGAGGATGAAGAAGTAAAAGCTGATGCTATTAAACTAGCAGCTGATATATGCAGAGAAGTTAAAAAAGTATTTGGGATCACATTAAATATAGGTGTTGGAGTGTGCTGTGAAGGACTAGTAAAATTACATAAATCCTATGAAGAAGCCTGTATCTCTATAGAGTATAAGGTCCAGAATAATGCAGTTAGGTATTTTGGAGACGTGATAAATGCTCAGGAACCTGTGAATGCAGATAGTGAAAAAATTGCCCTTTTTAAGGCTGTTGAGCAATATATTATAGATAACATTAAGGAAGAAATAGATCTAGAGAAAACTGCGGCAAAATTTAATCTTAGTTCTTATTATTTTAGCAGAACTTTTAAGGAGATATTAGGATATAATTATTCTGATTATGTAAATATAGTTAGAATTAATAAGGCAAAAGAATTCCTACTAAATAAGTCTAAAAGTATTAAGGAAGTATGCTTTTTAGTGGGGTATAGTGATCCAAATTATTTTAGTAAGGTATTTAAGAAATATGAGGGCATTAGCCCAACTGAATTTAAACAAAATATAAATTAG